A genomic stretch from bacterium includes:
- a CDS encoding NUDIX domain-containing protein: MFSNAPVRMSGTERGLCQVGEEALSSSAVKESSSSSTHDVDSGTGSFPGGRPENFEPIPAAVACEIREETGLDVDVEAPRRGLRGQRSVAPSRAKACVGYACRQRTREKHHVDHGDQ, translated from the coding sequence ATGTTTTCAAATGCGCCGGTAAGGATGTCGGGAACGGAGCGGGGTCTGTGCCAAGTCGGAGAGGAAGCGTTGTCATCGTCCGCGGTGAAGGAGTCCTCCTCATCGAGCACCCACGACGTGGACTCGGGTACTGGGTCGTTTCCGGGCGGACGGCCAGAGAACTTCGAGCCGATCCCGGCCGCAGTGGCCTGTGAGATCCGCGAGGAGACCGGGCTCGATGTGGACGTGGAGGCCCCTCGTCGCGGTCTTCGAGGTCAACGATCGGTGGCACCGTCACGTGCTAAGGCATGCGTCGGCTATGCGTGCCGCCAACGAACCCGCGAGAAACACCATGTCGACCACGGGGATCAGTAG
- a CDS encoding universal stress protein, whose translation MEVGVTVQAVEASIFKILVGYDGSKPAREALRVALDLARHGPSAVVAPAVVRAREFATWRARCGKRSTRASTDCYSVMVVP comes from the coding sequence GTGGAAGTGGGCGTTACCGTCCAGGCGGTCGAGGCGTCGATCTTCAAGATCCTGGTTGGCTATGACGGATCGAAGCCGGCGCGTGAGGCGCTGCGGGTTGCGCTCGATCTTGCCCGTCACGGGCCAAGCGCGGTCGTGGCGCCCGCGGTTGTGCGGGCGCGAGAGTTTGCGACTTGGAGGGCGAGGTGCGGGAAGCGATCGACGAGAGCGTCCACGGACTGTTATTCGGTGATGGTCGTGCCGTAA